The following are from one region of the Gammaproteobacteria bacterium genome:
- a CDS encoding replication initiation protein, translated as MGYLSEVIEGTVTKSNDLIEASYKLTLNEQRLILSAISTIDPDEPLPKVLTFTAKTFAEVFNLSDNKAYEALSEAADRLFDRDIKTYDGRNEERIRWVSRVKYMKGEGTVSVSFTEWVAPYLTKLNSRFTSYKLKNIGSLRSVYAIRLYEMVMQYKDEHGFTIGVNELRERFEIQKKYERFSNLRARVINPALKELKDNSGLVINFKPFKEGRNITHLKFSYTLPD; from the coding sequence ATGGGTTATCTTAGCGAAGTCATTGAAGGCACGGTTACTAAAAGTAACGATTTAATTGAAGCTAGCTATAAGCTCACACTGAACGAGCAGCGGCTAATACTGTCGGCCATCTCAACGATCGATCCCGATGAGCCCCTGCCAAAGGTTTTAACATTTACCGCAAAGACCTTTGCAGAAGTTTTCAATCTTTCTGATAACAAAGCCTACGAAGCATTATCCGAAGCAGCGGACAGGTTATTCGACCGGGACATCAAAACCTATGACGGTCGTAACGAAGAGCGTATACGCTGGGTCAGCCGGGTTAAATATATGAAAGGGGAGGGCACAGTATCCGTGTCGTTCACGGAGTGGGTGGCGCCGTATTTGACGAAATTAAACAGCCGTTTTACATCCTATAAGCTCAAAAATATTGGCTCCTTGCGAAGTGTGTATGCGATCCGCCTCTATGAGATGGTTATGCAGTACAAAGATGAACACGGGTTCACTATCGGCGTCAACGAACTGCGGGAGCGATTTGAGATTCAAAAAAAATACGAGCGGTTCTCAAACTTGCGTGCACGGGTCATCAATCCAGCACTAAAAGAATTAAAGGACAACTCCGGCTTGGTAATCAATTTCAAACCGTTCAAAGAGGGACGCAATATCACTCATTTGAAATTTAGCTATACGCTGCCGGATTAA
- a CDS encoding DUF3768 domain-containing protein: protein MGAKKISQFRMIRVALLNDQFRRSFKGGSVNVSPGVEALPEPVLFEVLNKVREFDDFRPCFDPREEHDFGVFAHNGERFLFQIDYYNQDMTARCEDPGDENAVRVLSVKKAMGY, encoded by the coding sequence ATGGGTGCGAAGAAGATTTCTCAGTTTCGGATGATTCGGGTGGCGTTGTTGAATGATCAGTTTCGTCGGTCGTTTAAAGGTGGTTCGGTGAATGTATCGCCCGGTGTGGAGGCGTTGCCGGAACCGGTGTTATTTGAAGTGCTGAATAAAGTGCGGGAGTTTGATGATTTTAGGCCGTGTTTTGATCCTCGCGAGGAACACGATTTCGGGGTGTTTGCGCATAACGGTGAGCGGTTTTTGTTTCAGATTGATTATTACAACCAGGACATGACCGCCCGGTGCGAGGACCCTGGGGATGAAAACGCGGTGCGTGTTTTGAGTGTTAAGAAAGCGATGGGGTATTAG
- a CDS encoding DUF3768 domain-containing protein, with translation MCEAVTAVQLNRIAALNDSLRRSFLGGQVLLTPGIYDLPEADQSAVLEKVMTFDAFDSEDDPYGEHDFGCVEHAGKRYFFKIDYYDKGMEYRSADPANPEVTVRVLTIMTALEY, from the coding sequence ATGTGTGAAGCAGTAACGGCAGTTCAGCTAAACCGTATTGCGGCGCTAAACGATTCGCTTCGCCGCTCGTTTTTGGGTGGCCAGGTGTTATTGACGCCAGGGATTTACGATTTACCCGAGGCAGACCAGAGCGCCGTCCTGGAAAAGGTAATGACTTTCGATGCCTTTGATTCTGAGGATGATCCCTACGGCGAGCATGATTTTGGCTGTGTGGAACACGCAGGTAAGCGGTATTTTTTCAAAATCGACTACTACGACAAAGGCATGGAGTACCGTTCCGCCGATCCGGCGAACCCGGAGGTCACGGTGCGCGTACTCACCATTATGACGGCTTTGGAGTACTAG
- a CDS encoding ParB N-terminal domain-containing protein, with the protein MIKNIPYSQLTISEDNVRVVSASKHSDKQLLASMQARGILQNLVVAPTGKKNVFEVIAGGRRFAAAGVLIDKGIWDENIELPCRVSADDDVTAVSLSENLHEPMHPADEFMAYQAMANRGMSEKHIAQEFGIATAHVKKRLRLADVAPAIVEDYRNGKLGIEEVMAFTVEADHEKQLHCYKELGGHVYPHSIRSYLLNGAETSDSPICRFVGLAAYKKAGGVVSSDLFESRTYLHDLPLLNELATKKLNKVSANVKKEGWARVEVSLEGCHAGAGLFRAEPEFVGVPAALETEITQVDAAMGAMEDDAEDWTDEKYAQFEALEKRMDELEAKKDTYQQYTDEQIAQSQCIVTVDSEGKLLVLRGLMSKAASKNQQSQACAASDFPPASSLSAALLSDLALYRQQIVQAALCGDAKLATDLLHYSVCKRVLDKHGYYDAVINFRAEVCEQNTSLDDLKQTKAAKAMAEDLLSLSTQWLNADEPVESFEAFRALAPKLKGQLVAFTVAQLLEIGLSDAERAPLGEHVAGLLNIPYSDYWRPNGDNFFKRLSAADLLAQGQQWFGDDWLDDHKRDKKKDLVQFFHDFFNTDGDGLPENLASIRESWMPQRFE; encoded by the coding sequence ATGATCAAGAATATTCCGTATTCCCAGTTAACGATTTCTGAAGACAATGTGCGGGTGGTTTCAGCCAGCAAGCATAGCGACAAGCAATTGCTGGCGTCGATGCAGGCGCGGGGGATCTTGCAGAATTTAGTGGTGGCACCGACTGGCAAGAAAAACGTGTTTGAAGTCATCGCCGGCGGGCGGCGTTTTGCCGCCGCCGGTGTGCTGATCGATAAAGGCATTTGGGATGAAAATATTGAACTGCCCTGCCGGGTCAGTGCGGATGACGATGTGACTGCCGTATCGTTGTCTGAGAATCTGCATGAACCGATGCACCCGGCTGATGAGTTTATGGCGTACCAGGCGATGGCAAACCGGGGCATGAGCGAGAAACACATTGCGCAGGAATTCGGGATTGCGACTGCCCACGTTAAAAAACGCCTGCGCCTGGCGGACGTGGCTCCGGCCATTGTCGAGGATTACCGCAACGGTAAACTAGGCATTGAGGAAGTCATGGCGTTTACGGTGGAGGCAGACCATGAAAAGCAGCTTCATTGTTATAAGGAACTGGGCGGCCATGTGTACCCGCACAGTATCCGAAGCTACTTGCTCAATGGTGCGGAAACCAGTGATTCCCCCATTTGCCGGTTTGTGGGCCTGGCGGCGTATAAGAAAGCCGGTGGCGTTGTCAGCAGTGATTTGTTTGAGTCACGGACGTATTTGCACGACCTGCCCTTGCTTAACGAGCTGGCCACTAAGAAGCTGAACAAAGTGTCGGCTAACGTGAAAAAAGAAGGCTGGGCGCGTGTGGAGGTGTCGCTAGAAGGTTGCCATGCGGGTGCCGGGCTGTTTCGGGCTGAGCCTGAATTCGTGGGCGTACCCGCCGCACTTGAGACCGAGATCACGCAAGTAGATGCCGCTATGGGTGCGATGGAGGATGATGCCGAGGACTGGACCGATGAAAAATACGCACAGTTCGAGGCACTGGAAAAACGAATGGATGAGCTGGAAGCGAAGAAAGACACCTACCAGCAATACACGGATGAACAGATCGCGCAGAGCCAATGCATCGTGACGGTAGACAGTGAAGGTAAACTGCTGGTGTTGCGCGGGCTGATGAGCAAAGCGGCCAGTAAGAATCAGCAGAGCCAGGCCTGTGCGGCCAGTGATTTCCCTCCGGCCAGTTCGTTGTCCGCTGCCCTCTTGTCGGATCTGGCCTTGTATCGCCAGCAGATTGTGCAGGCGGCATTGTGCGGCGATGCCAAGCTGGCCACGGATCTGTTGCACTACAGCGTGTGCAAGCGAGTGCTGGATAAGCACGGCTATTATGACGCTGTGATCAATTTCCGGGCGGAGGTTTGTGAACAAAACACCAGCTTGGATGATCTGAAACAAACGAAAGCGGCCAAGGCCATGGCTGAGGATCTGCTGTCGTTGTCAACACAATGGCTTAACGCCGATGAGCCGGTCGAGAGCTTTGAGGCGTTTCGGGCGTTAGCGCCGAAATTGAAGGGGCAGCTGGTCGCGTTCACGGTGGCCCAGTTGTTGGAGATAGGGTTGTCCGACGCAGAACGTGCGCCCCTGGGTGAACACGTCGCCGGTTTGTTGAATATTCCGTACTCGGATTATTGGCGGCCTAATGGCGACAATTTTTTCAAACGTCTGAGTGCAGCGGATTTGCTGGCCCAGGGCCAGCAATGGTTTGGCGATGACTGGCTAGACGATCACAAGAGGGACAAGAAAAAGGATCTGGTTCAATTTTTCCACGACTTTTTCAATACCGATGGGGATGGGTTGCCTGAGAATCTGGCCTCGATCCGGGAGTCCTGGATGCCGCAGAGGTTTGAGTAA
- a CDS encoding DUF4942 domain-containing protein translates to MNAQAQQLLELAKSTGQDFEWYPTTPQMIDAVKKDFSGDFDHPSILDCGAGDGRVLQALTDGDRYAIEKSRPLLDAMDRSIFIVGTEFAEQTLIDKKVDLVFCNPPYSEFSLWMLKIIREANAPFVYFVVPSRWSDDPAIAEALAARSAEADVIGQFDFLHAERQARARVDIVRVRLCYNSRYSSQIKVDPFSLWFEENFAIEINNTEASKYDLDSAREATVSERVNQALVAGSDIVTALEKLYRRDLDNLIGNYQSLEAIDPVILKELDVNLEGLRAALRQKIEGLKDTYWKELFNHLSKITERLTHKTREAMLSHLTAHTHVDYTASNAYAVLIWVLKNANVYFDDQLVALVERMTEKASIQLYVSNQNTFGDEQWRYCTTPKDLDRYGLDYRIVLHRTGGICTSQWSYDRNRFNGLEERAFHLVNDILTIANNLGFETGHCNARQYQWESNKRIDFDCHRSGKTVCLMQVRAFMNGNLHIKFNQSFICKLNVEFGRLKGWLKSAKQASDELLIDEAEAVAAFDSNLSLTADNVLRLAFSAG, encoded by the coding sequence ATGAATGCACAGGCTCAACAACTTTTAGAACTGGCGAAATCAACGGGGCAGGATTTTGAATGGTATCCAACCACGCCGCAGATGATTGATGCGGTGAAAAAGGATTTCTCCGGGGACTTTGATCATCCCAGTATTTTGGATTGTGGTGCGGGTGATGGCCGGGTGTTGCAGGCGTTAACCGATGGCGACCGGTATGCCATTGAGAAAAGCCGTCCATTGCTCGATGCGATGGACCGATCCATTTTCATCGTTGGTACTGAGTTCGCAGAACAAACATTGATCGACAAAAAAGTCGATCTCGTTTTCTGTAACCCGCCTTATAGCGAATTTTCACTCTGGATGCTTAAAATCATTCGAGAAGCGAATGCGCCTTTCGTCTATTTCGTGGTCCCTTCCCGGTGGTCCGATGACCCCGCGATCGCGGAGGCCTTAGCAGCGCGAAGCGCCGAAGCGGATGTCATTGGCCAGTTCGATTTTCTTCATGCGGAACGACAGGCGCGGGCTAGAGTTGATATTGTGCGGGTGCGTTTGTGCTACAACAGCCGCTATAGCTCTCAGATTAAGGTTGATCCTTTTTCCCTTTGGTTTGAAGAGAATTTTGCTATTGAGATCAACAACACGGAAGCCAGTAAGTATGATTTGGATTCTGCGCGGGAGGCAACCGTCAGCGAGCGGGTGAATCAAGCACTGGTGGCCGGTTCCGATATTGTGACCGCTTTGGAAAAACTGTACCGGCGGGATTTGGACAATCTCATTGGTAATTATCAATCGCTGGAAGCGATTGACCCCGTGATATTAAAAGAGCTGGATGTGAACCTCGAAGGCCTGCGCGCGGCGTTGCGGCAGAAAATAGAAGGTCTTAAAGATACCTACTGGAAAGAGTTATTTAATCACTTGTCCAAGATCACGGAACGGCTCACGCACAAAACCCGTGAAGCGATGCTGTCACATTTAACCGCGCATACCCATGTGGATTATACCGCTTCCAATGCCTATGCCGTTTTGATTTGGGTGCTCAAGAATGCCAATGTGTATTTTGATGACCAGCTGGTGGCCCTGGTGGAACGCATGACAGAAAAAGCCAGTATTCAGCTGTACGTGTCGAATCAGAATACGTTCGGTGATGAGCAATGGCGTTATTGCACCACACCTAAGGATCTGGACCGGTACGGATTGGACTATCGCATTGTTCTGCACCGCACCGGTGGTATTTGTACCTCACAGTGGTCCTATGATCGTAACCGGTTTAATGGCCTGGAAGAGCGTGCGTTTCATTTGGTGAATGATATTCTGACCATTGCGAACAATTTAGGTTTTGAAACCGGCCACTGTAACGCCAGGCAGTACCAATGGGAGTCCAACAAGCGTATCGACTTTGATTGCCATCGCAGCGGTAAAACAGTTTGTTTGATGCAGGTGCGAGCATTCATGAATGGCAATCTGCATATTAAGTTCAATCAGTCTTTTATTTGCAAGCTGAATGTTGAATTCGGGCGGCTTAAAGGCTGGTTGAAATCGGCAAAGCAAGCCAGTGATGAGTTGTTGATTGATGAGGCTGAGGCGGTTGCGGCCTTTGATTCAAATTTGTCCTTGACGGCGGATAATGTGTTGCGGCTGGCGTTTTCTGCAGGTTGA
- a CDS encoding thermonuclease family protein translates to MIKAHTFSIVTIAFIQCISIAAFADTGRVIHVADGDTITILNGKQKTKVRLAEIDAPESKQPYGKKAKQALAGWIAGKMVTVEPVGKDRYGRTIGKVYLDNRYINAAMVEAGYAWFYRKYGKDKNLLELESQARSARRGIWSVAHPIPPWEWRKHQYKSKN, encoded by the coding sequence ATGATCAAGGCCCACACATTTTCAATTGTCACCATCGCCTTTATACAATGCATATCAATAGCCGCATTTGCAGACACAGGCCGTGTGATTCATGTCGCGGACGGCGACACCATCACCATCTTAAACGGCAAGCAGAAAACAAAAGTTCGACTGGCGGAAATCGACGCGCCCGAATCCAAACAACCGTATGGCAAAAAAGCAAAACAAGCACTGGCAGGGTGGATTGCCGGTAAAATGGTCACAGTAGAACCAGTCGGCAAGGATCGCTATGGCCGGACGATAGGGAAAGTGTACCTGGACAATCGCTATATCAATGCCGCTATGGTGGAGGCAGGGTATGCCTGGTTTTACCGCAAATACGGCAAAGATAAAAACCTGCTGGAGCTGGAGAGCCAGGCCCGGTCAGCCCGGCGGGGCATTTGGTCGGTGGCGCACCCGATACCGCCCTGGGAATGGCGTAAACACCAATACAAATCCAAAAACTAA